From the genome of Delphinus delphis chromosome 8, mDelDel1.2, whole genome shotgun sequence, one region includes:
- the ARAP1 gene encoding arf-GAP with Rho-GAP domain, ANK repeat and PH domain-containing protein 1 isoform X3 — MDGLPVGPTPSPPVIKAGWLDKNPPQGSYIYQKRWVRLDTDHLRYFDSNKDAYSKRFVPVSCISRVAAIGDQKFEVITNNRTFAFRAESDAERKEWMQALQQAVAEQRARARLSSAHPLGVQGSEPPDRAGSLELRGFKNKLYVAVVGDKVQLYKNLEEYHLGIGITFIDMSVGNVKEAADRRGFDLTTPYRIFSFLAESELEKEQWLEAMQRAIAEALSTWEVAERIWAMAPNRFCADCGAAQPDWASINLCVVICKRCAGEHRGLGAGISKVRSLKMDRKVWTETLIELFLQLGNAAGNRFWAANVPPSEALQPSSSPGARRCHLEAKYREGKYRRYHPLFGNQEELDKALCAAVTTSDLAETQALLGCGAGVNCFSGDPEVPTPLALAEQAGQTLQMEFLRNNRTTEVPRLDSVRPPEKHYSVVLPTVSHSGFLYKTASAGKLLQDRRAREEFSRRWCVLSDGVLSYYENERAVTPNGEIRASEIVCLAVPTPNTHGFEHTFEVYTEGERLYLFGLESAELAREWVKCIAKAFVPPPAEDLLARDFERLGRLPYKAGLSLQRAQEGWFALLGSELHAVFPEGPCEEPLQLRKLQELSVQGDSENQVLVLVERRRTLYIQGERRLDFTGWLGAIQKAAASSGDTLSEQQLGDSDIPVIVYRCVDYITQCGLTSEGIYRKCGQTSKTQRLLESLRLDARSVRLKEGEQHVDDVSSALKRFLRDLPDGLFTRVQRLAWLEASEIEDEEEKVSRYRELLVRLPPVNRATVKALISHLYCVQCFSDTNQMNTHNLAIVFGPTLFQTDGQDYKAGRVVEDLISHYVMVFSVDEEELRKQREEITAIVKMRVAGTASGTQHAGDFICTVYLEEKKAETEQHVKIPASMTAEELTLEILDRRNVGIREKDYWTCFEVNEREEAERPLHFAEKVLPILHGLGMDSYLVVKKHQSMEAMLLYLASHVGETKHGMMKFREDRSLLGLGLPSGGFHDRYFILNSSCLRLYKEVRSQRPWSGAPETSHRPEKEWPVRSLKIYLGVKKKLRPPTCWGFTVVHETEKHEKQQWYLCCETQMELREWFATFLFMQHDGLVWPSEPSRVSRAVPEVRLGSVSLIPLRGSENEMRRSVAAFTADPLSLLRNV; from the exons ATGGACGGGCTGCCTGTgggccccactcccagcccaCCTGTCATCAAGGCTGGCTGGCTGGACAAGAACCCACCGCAAGG ATCTTATATCTATCAGAAGCGATGGGTGAGACTGGATACCGATCACCTACGATACTTTGATAGTAACAAG gaTGCCTACTCAAAGCGCTTTGTCCCTGTGTCCTGCATCTCCCGAGTGGCTGCTATTGGGGACCAAAAGTTTGAAGTGATCACGAACAACCGGACCTTTGCCTTCCGGGCGGAGAGTGATG CGGAGCGGAAGGAGTGGATGCAGGCCCTGCAGCAGGCGGTGGCTGAGCAGCGTGCTCGGGCCCGACTGTCTAGTGCTCATCCGTTGGGAGTTCAAGGCTCAGAGCCCCCTGACCGCGCCGGCAGCCTGGAGCTACGTGGCTTCAAGAATAAACTCTATGTGGCCGTGGTTGGGGACAAAGTGCAGCTTTACAAGAATCTGGAG GAGTACCACCTGGGCATCGGCATCACCTTCATCGACATGAGCGTGGGCAACGTGAAGGAAGCAGCAGACCGACGCGGCTTCGACCTCACCACCCCCTACCGCATCTTCAG CTTCTTGGCCGAATCGGAGCTGGAGAAGGAGCAGTGGCTGGAGGCCATGCAGAGAGCCATTGCCGAGGCCCTGTCTACCTGGGAGGTGGCTGAGCGCATCTGGGCCATGGCCCCCAACAGATTCTGTGCTGACTGTGGAGCTGCCCAGCCTGACTGGGCCTCCATCAACCTCTGCGTTGTCATCTGCAAGCGCTGTGCAG GGGAGCACCGTGGCCTGGGCGCTGGTATCTCCAAGGTGCGGAGCCTGAAGATGGACAGGAAGGTGTGGACGGAAACACTCATCGAG CTCTTCTTACAGCTGGGCAATGCTGCTGGGAACCGCTTCTGGGCAGCCAACGTGCCGCCCAGTGAGGCTCTGCAGCCCAGCAGCAGCCCTGGTGCCCGGCGGTGCCACCTAGAGGCCAAATACCGGGAGGGCAAGTACCGACGCTACCATCCGCTCTTTGGCAACCAGGAGGAGCTGGACAAG gccctgtGTGCCGCAGTCACAACCTCAGACCTGGCTGAGACCCAGGCGCTCCTGGGCTGCGGGGCTGGGGTCAACTGCTTCTCGGGGGACCCTGAAGTCCCCACGCCCCTGGCTCTCGCTGAGCAGGCGGGACAGACACTGCAGATGGAATTCCTTCGAAACAACCGGACCACAG AGGTACCTCGGCTGGATTCAGTGAGGCCCCCGGAAAAGCACTACTCAGTTGTCCTGCCAACTGTGAGCCACAGCGGCTTCCTCTACAAGACCGCTTCCGCCGGGAAGCTGCTACAGGACCGCCGGGCCCGGGAAG AATTCAGCCGACGCTGGTGTGTGCTTAGCGACGGGGTCCTGAGCTACTATGAGAATGAGCGGGCAGTGACCCCCAACGGGGAGATTCGGGCCAGCGAGATTGTGTGTCTGGCAGTGCCCACTCCCAACACCCATGG TTTTGAGCACACCTTTGAGGTGTACACAGAAGGAGAGCGGCTGTACCTGTTTGGGCTGGAGAGCGCAGAGCTGGCTCGTGAGTGGGTCAAGTGCATTGCTAAG GCGTTCGTGCCTCCCCCGGCTGAGGATCTGCTAGCCCGGGATTTTGAGAGGCTTGGGCGCCTACCCTACAAAGCTGGCCTGAGCCTACAGCGGGCCCAGGAGGGCTGGTTTGCCCTCCTCGGCTCCGAGCTCCATGCTGTCTTCCCAGAGGGGCCCTGCGAGGAGCCGCTGCAGCTTCGGAAACTACAGGAGCTTT CCGTCCAAGGGGACAGCGAGAACCAGGTGCTGGTGCTGGTGGAGCGACGGAG GACGCTGTACATCCAGGGGGAGCGGCGGCTGGACTTCACGGGCTGGCTGGGGGCCATCCAGAAAGCAGCGGCCAGCTCAGGGGACACGCTGTCGGAGCAGCAGCTTGGAGACTCGGATATCCCGGTGATTGTGTACCGCTGTGTGGACTACATCACCCAGTGCG GCCTGACGTCGGAGGGCATCTACCGCAAGTGTGGGCAGACATCAAAGACACAGCGGCTGCTGGAGAGCCTGCGGCTGGACGCTCGCTCTGTGCGCCTCAAGGAGGGCGAGCAGCACGTGGACGACGTCTCCTCGGCGCTCAAGCGCTTCCTGCGAGATCTGCCCGATGGGCTCTTCACTAGAGTCCAGCGCCTAGCCTGGCTGGAGGCCTCAG AGATTGAGGATGAAGAGGAGAAGGTCTCCAGGTACCGAGAGCTACTGGTGCGTCTGCCCCCAGTCAACCGGGCCACGGTGAAGGCCCTTATCAGCCACTTGTACTG TGTCCAGTGCTTCTCAGACACGAACCAGATGAACACGCACAACCTGGCCATTGTGTTCGGGCCCACGCTCTTCCAGACAGATGGTCAGGACTACAAGGCCGGCCGCGTGGTGGAAGACCTCATCAGCCACTATGTGATGGTGTTTAGT gTGGACGAGGAGGAGCTGAGGAAGCAGCGGGAGGAGATCACTGCCATTGTGAAGATGCGTGTGGCTGGCACTGCTAGTGGGACTCAG CACGCCGGCGACTTCATCTGCACTGTGTACCTGGAGGAAAAGAAGGCGGAGACAGAGCAACATGTCAAG ATCCCAGCATCCATGACAGCTGAGGAGCTCACCCTGGAGATCTTGGATCGCAGGAATGTGGGCATCAGGGAGAAGGACTATTGGACCTGCTTCGAGGTCAACGAGAGGGAGGAGGCAG AGCGCCCCCTGCACTTTGCGGAGAAGGTGCTGCCCATCCTGCATGGGCTGGGCATGGACAGCTACCTGGTGGTGAAGAAGCACCAGTCCATGGAGGCCATGCTGCTGTACCTAG CCAGCCATGTGGGTGAAACCAAGCACGGCATGATGAAGTTCCGAGAGGACCGCAGcctcctgggcctgggcctgcccTCAGGGGGCTTCCACGATCGCTACTTCATCCTCAACAGCAGCTGCCTGCGGCTCTACAAGGAGGTCCGG AGCCAGAGGCCGTGGAGCGGGGCCCCTGAGACC AGTCACCGGCCTGAGAAGGAGTGGCCCGTCAGGAGTCTCAAAATCTACCTGGGAGTGAAGAAGAAACTCCGGCCACCCACCTG
- the ARAP1 gene encoding arf-GAP with Rho-GAP domain, ANK repeat and PH domain-containing protein 1 isoform X2, translating into MTKKEDPPVSQVPRAVRVASLLSEGEELSGDDQGDEAEDGHAYEDIPNGGWHTSSLSSSLPSSLLIPDPRPHPMDGLPVGPTPSPPVIKAGWLDKNPPQGSYIYQKRWVRLDTDHLRYFDSNKDAYSKRFVPVSCISRVAAIGDQKFEVITNNRTFAFRAESDAERKEWMQALQQAVAEQRARARLSSAHPLGVQGSEPPDRAGSLELRGFKNKLYVAVVGDKVQLYKNLEEYHLGIGITFIDMSVGNVKEAADRRGFDLTTPYRIFSFLAESELEKEQWLEAMQRAIAEALSTWEVAERIWAMAPNRFCADCGAAQPDWASINLCVVICKRCAGEHRGLGAGISKVRSLKMDRKVWTETLIELFLQLGNAAGNRFWAANVPPSEALQPSSSPGARRCHLEAKYREGKYRRYHPLFGNQEELDKALCAAVTTSDLAETQALLGCGAGVNCFSGDPEVPTPLALAEQAGQTLQMEFLRNNRTTEVPRLDSVRPPEKHYSVVLPTVSHSGFLYKTASAGKLLQDRRAREEFSRRWCVLSDGVLSYYENERAVTPNGEIRASEIVCLAVPTPNTHGFEHTFEVYTEGERLYLFGLESAELAREWVKCIAKAFVPPPAEDLLARDFERLGRLPYKAGLSLQRAQEGWFALLGSELHAVFPEGPCEEPLQLRKLQELSVQGDSENQVLVLVERRRTLYIQGERRLDFTGWLGAIQKAAASSGDTLSEQQLGDSDIPVIVYRCVDYITQCGLTSEGIYRKCGQTSKTQRLLESLRLDARSVRLKEGEQHVDDVSSALKRFLRDLPDGLFTRVQRLAWLEASEIEDEEEKVSRYRELLVRLPPVNRATVKALISHLYCVQCFSDTNQMNTHNLAIVFGPTLFQTDGQDYKAGRVVEDLISHYVMVFSVDEEELRKQREEITAIVKMRVAGTASGTQHAGDFICTVYLEEKKAETEQHVKIPASMTAEELTLEILDRRNVGIREKDYWTCFEVNEREEAERPLHFAEKVLPILHGLGMDSYLVVKKHQSMEAMLLYLASHVGETKHGMMKFREDRSLLGLGLPSGGFHDRYFILNSSCLRLYKEVRSQRPWSGAPETSHRPEKEWPVRSLKIYLGVKKKLRPPTCWGFTVVHETEKHEKQQWYLCCETQMELREWFATFLFMQHDGLVWPSEPSRVSRAVPEVRLGSVSLIPLRGSENEMRRSVAAFTADPLSLLRNV; encoded by the exons ATGACCAAGAAG GAGGACCCCCCAGTGAGCCAAGTCCCGCGGGCCGTGCGTGTGGCCAGTCTGCTGAGCGAGGGGGAGGAGCTGTCCGGGGACGACCAAGGGGATGAAGCTGAGGATGGCCACGCCTACGAGGACATCCCCAA TGGTGGATGGCACACTAGCAGCCTGAGCTCATCCTTGCCCAGCAGCCTCCTGATTCCTGATCCCCGACCGCACCCCATGGACGGGCTGCCTGTgggccccactcccagcccaCCTGTCATCAAGGCTGGCTGGCTGGACAAGAACCCACCGCAAGG ATCTTATATCTATCAGAAGCGATGGGTGAGACTGGATACCGATCACCTACGATACTTTGATAGTAACAAG gaTGCCTACTCAAAGCGCTTTGTCCCTGTGTCCTGCATCTCCCGAGTGGCTGCTATTGGGGACCAAAAGTTTGAAGTGATCACGAACAACCGGACCTTTGCCTTCCGGGCGGAGAGTGATG CGGAGCGGAAGGAGTGGATGCAGGCCCTGCAGCAGGCGGTGGCTGAGCAGCGTGCTCGGGCCCGACTGTCTAGTGCTCATCCGTTGGGAGTTCAAGGCTCAGAGCCCCCTGACCGCGCCGGCAGCCTGGAGCTACGTGGCTTCAAGAATAAACTCTATGTGGCCGTGGTTGGGGACAAAGTGCAGCTTTACAAGAATCTGGAG GAGTACCACCTGGGCATCGGCATCACCTTCATCGACATGAGCGTGGGCAACGTGAAGGAAGCAGCAGACCGACGCGGCTTCGACCTCACCACCCCCTACCGCATCTTCAG CTTCTTGGCCGAATCGGAGCTGGAGAAGGAGCAGTGGCTGGAGGCCATGCAGAGAGCCATTGCCGAGGCCCTGTCTACCTGGGAGGTGGCTGAGCGCATCTGGGCCATGGCCCCCAACAGATTCTGTGCTGACTGTGGAGCTGCCCAGCCTGACTGGGCCTCCATCAACCTCTGCGTTGTCATCTGCAAGCGCTGTGCAG GGGAGCACCGTGGCCTGGGCGCTGGTATCTCCAAGGTGCGGAGCCTGAAGATGGACAGGAAGGTGTGGACGGAAACACTCATCGAG CTCTTCTTACAGCTGGGCAATGCTGCTGGGAACCGCTTCTGGGCAGCCAACGTGCCGCCCAGTGAGGCTCTGCAGCCCAGCAGCAGCCCTGGTGCCCGGCGGTGCCACCTAGAGGCCAAATACCGGGAGGGCAAGTACCGACGCTACCATCCGCTCTTTGGCAACCAGGAGGAGCTGGACAAG gccctgtGTGCCGCAGTCACAACCTCAGACCTGGCTGAGACCCAGGCGCTCCTGGGCTGCGGGGCTGGGGTCAACTGCTTCTCGGGGGACCCTGAAGTCCCCACGCCCCTGGCTCTCGCTGAGCAGGCGGGACAGACACTGCAGATGGAATTCCTTCGAAACAACCGGACCACAG AGGTACCTCGGCTGGATTCAGTGAGGCCCCCGGAAAAGCACTACTCAGTTGTCCTGCCAACTGTGAGCCACAGCGGCTTCCTCTACAAGACCGCTTCCGCCGGGAAGCTGCTACAGGACCGCCGGGCCCGGGAAG AATTCAGCCGACGCTGGTGTGTGCTTAGCGACGGGGTCCTGAGCTACTATGAGAATGAGCGGGCAGTGACCCCCAACGGGGAGATTCGGGCCAGCGAGATTGTGTGTCTGGCAGTGCCCACTCCCAACACCCATGG TTTTGAGCACACCTTTGAGGTGTACACAGAAGGAGAGCGGCTGTACCTGTTTGGGCTGGAGAGCGCAGAGCTGGCTCGTGAGTGGGTCAAGTGCATTGCTAAG GCGTTCGTGCCTCCCCCGGCTGAGGATCTGCTAGCCCGGGATTTTGAGAGGCTTGGGCGCCTACCCTACAAAGCTGGCCTGAGCCTACAGCGGGCCCAGGAGGGCTGGTTTGCCCTCCTCGGCTCCGAGCTCCATGCTGTCTTCCCAGAGGGGCCCTGCGAGGAGCCGCTGCAGCTTCGGAAACTACAGGAGCTTT CCGTCCAAGGGGACAGCGAGAACCAGGTGCTGGTGCTGGTGGAGCGACGGAG GACGCTGTACATCCAGGGGGAGCGGCGGCTGGACTTCACGGGCTGGCTGGGGGCCATCCAGAAAGCAGCGGCCAGCTCAGGGGACACGCTGTCGGAGCAGCAGCTTGGAGACTCGGATATCCCGGTGATTGTGTACCGCTGTGTGGACTACATCACCCAGTGCG GCCTGACGTCGGAGGGCATCTACCGCAAGTGTGGGCAGACATCAAAGACACAGCGGCTGCTGGAGAGCCTGCGGCTGGACGCTCGCTCTGTGCGCCTCAAGGAGGGCGAGCAGCACGTGGACGACGTCTCCTCGGCGCTCAAGCGCTTCCTGCGAGATCTGCCCGATGGGCTCTTCACTAGAGTCCAGCGCCTAGCCTGGCTGGAGGCCTCAG AGATTGAGGATGAAGAGGAGAAGGTCTCCAGGTACCGAGAGCTACTGGTGCGTCTGCCCCCAGTCAACCGGGCCACGGTGAAGGCCCTTATCAGCCACTTGTACTG TGTCCAGTGCTTCTCAGACACGAACCAGATGAACACGCACAACCTGGCCATTGTGTTCGGGCCCACGCTCTTCCAGACAGATGGTCAGGACTACAAGGCCGGCCGCGTGGTGGAAGACCTCATCAGCCACTATGTGATGGTGTTTAGT gTGGACGAGGAGGAGCTGAGGAAGCAGCGGGAGGAGATCACTGCCATTGTGAAGATGCGTGTGGCTGGCACTGCTAGTGGGACTCAG CACGCCGGCGACTTCATCTGCACTGTGTACCTGGAGGAAAAGAAGGCGGAGACAGAGCAACATGTCAAG ATCCCAGCATCCATGACAGCTGAGGAGCTCACCCTGGAGATCTTGGATCGCAGGAATGTGGGCATCAGGGAGAAGGACTATTGGACCTGCTTCGAGGTCAACGAGAGGGAGGAGGCAG AGCGCCCCCTGCACTTTGCGGAGAAGGTGCTGCCCATCCTGCATGGGCTGGGCATGGACAGCTACCTGGTGGTGAAGAAGCACCAGTCCATGGAGGCCATGCTGCTGTACCTAG CCAGCCATGTGGGTGAAACCAAGCACGGCATGATGAAGTTCCGAGAGGACCGCAGcctcctgggcctgggcctgcccTCAGGGGGCTTCCACGATCGCTACTTCATCCTCAACAGCAGCTGCCTGCGGCTCTACAAGGAGGTCCGG AGCCAGAGGCCGTGGAGCGGGGCCCCTGAGACC AGTCACCGGCCTGAGAAGGAGTGGCCCGTCAGGAGTCTCAAAATCTACCTGGGAGTGAAGAAGAAACTCCGGCCACCCACCTG